The stretch of DNA CAAGTTGCCCGCCGTGCGGCTGGGACAGGGCCGCACGGCCTACCGCGTCAGCAGGGACGTCCTGGCTGACTTCATCCAGCGGCACGCTACCCGGCAGGACAGCGCGGCCTAGCCC from Deinococcus aerolatus encodes:
- a CDS encoding helix-turn-helix domain-containing protein — encoded protein: MPELVNAPRLMTARDVALVLACSPRTATNLISSGKLPAVRLGQGRTAYRVSRDVLADFIQRHATRQDSAA